A region from the Pseudomonadales bacterium genome encodes:
- the hrpA gene encoding ATP-dependent RNA helicase HrpA, with protein sequence MSVQTIALDIDLNKPLHQQSWFCQQQGFNAKLQACMVRDRFWLSKQRHKILQQENPDADLSARWLDRFIASAEMLQQRSQLDLAITYPEQLPISLHQAKIKSLIAEHQVVVIAGETGSGKTTQIPKIALELGLGRQGKIAHTQPRRVAATAVARRLAEELGVSLGSAVGYQIRFQDNSSDQSLVKLMTDGVLLAEIAHDRFLEQYDCIIIDEAHERSLNIDFLLGYLRQILPKRPDLKVIITSATIDTDRFAQHFFDAPVVQVEGRSFPVDIVYQLAEDATEQLVLADAVIQALTDIASEEREQQRYQNGDVLVFLPGEGEIRELSKQLRHFDDNQLEVLPLYARLSAQEQQKILSANPHNHIRRVVLATNVAETSLTVPGIRYVIDSGLARVSRYSHRSKVQQLPVEKISQAAANQRAGRCGRVAAGVCYRLYSAADFDHREPFTQPEIQRTNLSQVILQMQSLRIGDVSDFPFLEPPDKRLVNDGFKQLFEIGALQQNRKITPLGRKLAKLPIDPALARIVIQADKESCLAEILIIVAALAIQDPREYPQDKREQAQQKHSVYKHPESDFLALLKLWQLTEEQRQALSKNQFKRWCSKHFLSPQRLHEWRELHRQLLGIIRDMQFTQNRQAADAMQIHRALLSGFITQLGFQHQPRVFLGTRNREFRIFPSSYVGRKAPKWIMSAQLIETSQLFAHKVGKIEPEWVEQLAPHLIKYHYSEPHFSSTQGQVLVWQQAAIYGLQLSEKKRVSYAKVDKALAREIFIRDGLVAEQLQSSAKFYQHNKALRAAAEQLEEKTRRRDIVANDEEVYQFYAAKLDESVVNRVSLERFCDSLEAGQSRLLFADESLFTQQLLSDDEVAQFPDEIEWQGVSYPLQYQFNPGKASDGLSITVPLESLNRVPRFLFEWLVPGMLADKVEALLKCLPKSQRKQLVPIPNTVNKILPQLSAKDEPLHKAIADAVLKTIGVTIKADDFQLESLDDYYRATIIVAGRPSNKSETATLQHAVKKSNKNKKNRRTSAAIIDQSKDLAKLIHTHGDKVKQQLNQQLSKINQGESKIETRWVFGEIQTEQLIASGTARICAYPALQDMGKTGVQLVLTDYPHLQQSMHMQGVCRLALLQLNDSVKYLRKQILRGNSLALSCPAEIDMTELADDLLLSAAKQVFFAEHLPFRQEDFTQLLQKHRSQLTETALALDKMVAEVFAIDHTIRQQMTKLSQAAYTDSLVDIQSQR encoded by the coding sequence ATGTCAGTTCAAACCATCGCGCTGGATATCGATTTAAACAAGCCGCTTCATCAGCAGTCGTGGTTTTGTCAACAACAGGGGTTCAATGCCAAGCTGCAAGCTTGCATGGTGCGAGATCGTTTTTGGCTCTCTAAACAGCGGCATAAAATTCTGCAGCAAGAAAACCCAGATGCAGACTTAAGTGCGCGCTGGTTAGATCGGTTTATTGCCTCTGCTGAAATGCTTCAGCAACGCAGCCAGCTAGATCTTGCAATTACTTATCCCGAGCAGCTGCCGATAAGTCTGCATCAAGCAAAAATAAAATCACTCATAGCAGAGCACCAGGTTGTTGTGATTGCGGGTGAGACGGGTTCCGGTAAAACTACGCAGATTCCTAAGATTGCATTAGAGCTTGGCTTGGGCCGGCAAGGAAAAATTGCACATACTCAACCACGCCGAGTTGCAGCGACCGCAGTTGCAAGGCGCTTAGCTGAAGAGTTAGGTGTAAGCCTCGGTTCAGCAGTTGGCTATCAAATTCGTTTTCAGGATAATTCATCAGATCAATCATTGGTTAAGTTAATGACCGATGGCGTGCTTTTGGCAGAAATTGCACATGACCGATTTCTCGAACAATATGACTGCATCATTATTGACGAGGCACATGAAAGATCGCTCAATATTGATTTTTTGCTGGGGTATTTGCGCCAAATTTTACCGAAACGGCCTGATTTAAAAGTCATTATTACTTCGGCAACGATTGATACCGATCGATTTGCGCAACATTTTTTTGATGCCCCAGTGGTGCAGGTTGAAGGTCGAAGTTTCCCCGTTGATATTGTTTATCAACTAGCAGAGGATGCAACAGAGCAACTGGTGTTAGCAGATGCGGTGATACAGGCATTGACGGACATAGCCAGTGAAGAGCGTGAACAACAGCGCTATCAGAATGGTGATGTGTTGGTATTTCTTCCGGGTGAGGGTGAAATCAGGGAACTATCCAAGCAACTGCGACATTTTGATGATAATCAGCTTGAAGTTCTGCCCTTGTATGCGCGGCTATCAGCGCAAGAACAGCAAAAAATTTTATCAGCTAACCCACACAACCATATTCGCCGGGTAGTATTGGCAACCAATGTTGCTGAGACTTCATTAACAGTCCCTGGTATTCGTTACGTGATTGACTCTGGCTTGGCGCGCGTGTCTCGCTATTCGCATCGCAGCAAAGTACAGCAATTGCCGGTCGAAAAAATATCTCAGGCTGCCGCCAATCAGCGGGCAGGTCGCTGCGGTAGAGTGGCAGCCGGCGTTTGTTACCGGTTATACAGTGCTGCAGATTTTGATCATCGCGAGCCGTTTACGCAGCCAGAAATCCAGCGAACCAATTTATCGCAGGTGATTTTGCAAATGCAGAGTTTGCGTATTGGTGATGTATCAGACTTTCCTTTTCTCGAGCCGCCAGATAAGCGTTTGGTTAATGATGGCTTTAAGCAACTATTTGAAATAGGTGCGCTACAGCAAAATCGAAAAATCACGCCGCTGGGGAGAAAATTGGCCAAGTTGCCGATTGATCCAGCGCTGGCAAGAATAGTAATTCAGGCAGACAAAGAATCCTGCTTAGCTGAAATACTGATCATAGTCGCGGCATTGGCAATTCAAGATCCGCGCGAGTACCCGCAAGATAAACGTGAACAAGCGCAACAAAAGCACAGTGTTTACAAACATCCAGAGTCAGATTTCTTGGCGCTTCTGAAGCTATGGCAGCTCACTGAGGAACAGCGACAAGCGCTAAGCAAAAATCAATTTAAACGCTGGTGTAGCAAGCACTTTTTATCGCCGCAGCGCTTGCATGAATGGCGAGAGCTGCATCGTCAGCTATTAGGCATAATTCGAGATATGCAGTTCACGCAAAATCGACAGGCTGCCGACGCTATGCAAATTCACCGTGCCTTATTGTCAGGCTTTATTACGCAGCTTGGATTTCAGCATCAGCCACGGGTGTTTTTGGGAACGCGTAATCGAGAATTTCGAATCTTTCCAAGTTCCTATGTTGGCCGCAAGGCACCTAAGTGGATTATGTCGGCGCAGTTAATCGAGACCAGTCAACTGTTTGCCCATAAAGTGGGCAAAATCGAGCCAGAATGGGTTGAACAATTAGCACCGCATTTAATTAAGTACCATTATTCAGAGCCACATTTTTCATCCACACAAGGGCAGGTATTAGTGTGGCAGCAAGCCGCTATTTATGGCTTACAGTTGAGTGAGAAGAAACGTGTTAGCTATGCTAAAGTGGATAAGGCCCTAGCGCGAGAAATCTTTATTCGCGACGGTTTGGTGGCTGAGCAACTGCAAAGTTCGGCAAAGTTTTATCAACATAATAAGGCGCTGCGAGCTGCTGCGGAGCAACTGGAGGAAAAAACTCGACGACGTGATATTGTTGCTAATGATGAAGAAGTATATCAATTTTACGCTGCCAAGCTTGATGAGTCAGTTGTTAACAGAGTCAGCTTAGAGCGCTTTTGTGATTCACTTGAGGCAGGGCAGTCGCGGCTGTTGTTCGCAGATGAATCGCTGTTTACTCAGCAATTATTGAGTGATGATGAGGTTGCTCAGTTTCCTGATGAAATTGAGTGGCAAGGCGTTTCTTACCCGTTGCAGTATCAATTTAATCCCGGTAAAGCCAGTGACGGTCTCAGCATTACTGTGCCGTTAGAAAGTTTAAATCGCGTGCCCAGATTTTTGTTCGAATGGCTGGTGCCTGGTATGTTGGCTGATAAGGTAGAAGCACTGTTAAAATGTTTGCCAAAATCACAGCGTAAACAGTTAGTGCCCATTCCTAACACGGTTAATAAAATTTTGCCTCAGCTATCAGCAAAAGATGAACCGCTGCATAAAGCAATTGCTGACGCTGTGTTAAAGACTATAGGGGTGACAATCAAGGCAGATGATTTTCAGCTAGAAAGCTTAGATGACTATTATCGTGCCACAATTATCGTTGCTGGTAGACCCAGTAATAAATCTGAAACTGCTACTCTTCAGCATGCTGTAAAAAAATCAAACAAAAATAAAAAAAACCGGCGTACATCCGCAGCAATCATAGATCAGTCAAAGGATCTAGCTAAGCTAATTCATACACATGGTGATAAGGTTAAACAACAGCTTAACCAGCAGCTCAGTAAGATTAATCAGGGTGAGAGTAAAATTGAAACACGCTGGGTGTTTGGTGAGATTCAAACAGAACAGCTGATTGCCTCTGGCACAGCCCGCATTTGCGCTTATCCGGCTTTACAAGATATGGGTAAAACGGGTGTTCAATTAGTATTGACTGATTATCCGCATTTACAACAAAGCATGCATATGCAAGGCGTTTGCCGATTAGCTTTGCTGCAGCTGAATGATTCGGTTAAATATCTGCGTAAGCAGATACTTCGCGGCAACAGCTTGGCACTCAGCTGCCCTGCAGAAATCGATATGACAGAGTTAGCTGACGATTTACTGTTATCAGCGGCTAAACAAGTGTTCTTTGCTGAGCATTTGCCTTTTAGGCAGGAAGATTTTACGCAACTGTTGCAAAAGCATCGCAGTCAATTAACCGAGACAGCCCTAGCACTGGATAAAATGGTTGCTGAGGTATTTGCCATCGATCACACGATTCGCCAGCAAATGACCAAACTCAGTCAAGCTGCCTATACAGATTCTCTGGTAGATATTCAAAGTCAACG
- the csrA gene encoding carbon storage regulator CsrA: MLILTRRVQEALVINDNVTITVLSVKGNQVRLGIDAPRDVEVHREEIYQRVKGTSDDDNAGNR, translated from the coding sequence ATGTTAATTCTCACTCGCCGTGTGCAAGAAGCGTTGGTTATCAATGATAACGTAACCATCACCGTGCTCAGCGTCAAAGGCAATCAGGTTCGCCTGGGAATCGATGCGCCACGCGATGTTGAAGTGCACCGTGAAGAAATTTATCAGCGTGTTAAAGGCACGTCTGACGATGATAATGCTGGTAATCGTTAA